The Pristiophorus japonicus isolate sPriJap1 unplaced genomic scaffold, sPriJap1.hap1 HAP1_SCAFFOLD_723, whole genome shotgun sequence DNA segment gcaacatcctggtaaatctcctctgtaccctctccagtgcaacatcctggtaaatctcctctgtaccctctccagtgcaacatcctggtaaatctcctctgcgccctctccagtgcaacatcctggtaaatctcctctgtaccctctccagtgcaacatcctggtaaatctcctctgtaccctctccagtgcaacatcctggtaaatctcctctgcaccctctccagtgtaacatcctggtaaatctcctctgtaccctctccagtgcaacatcctggtaaatctcctctgtaccctctccagtgcaacatcctggtaaatctcctctgcaccctctccagtgcaacatccgggtaaatctcctctgtaccctctccagtgcaacatcctggcaaatctcctctgtaccgtctctagtgcaacatccgggtaaatctcctctgtaccctctccagtgcaacatcctggtaaatctcctctgtaccctctctagtgcaacatcctggtaaatctcctctgtaccctctctggtgcaacatcctggtaaatctcctctgtaccctctccactgcaacatcctggtaactctcctctgtcccctctccagtacaataacattcttcctgtaatgtggtgaccagaactgcacgcagtactccagctgtggcctaacctgtgttttatacagttcaagcataacctccctgctcttgtattccatgcctcggccaataaaggcaagtattgcatGTGCCtttttaaccaacttatccacctggcctgctaccttcagggatctgtggacatacacttttCAGAGTCCAACCATTTAACGCGTGTTCCACCATAACAGCCATGAcaccggcttgacagagcaaggttttagtccagtggcaagggttaatgtcATTTATAAAATCAAGCTCTTATTGTCTGTGGTGAACAGCGTCCTCTGTTGGATAAATGCACaggagagcaggtgaacagcctctgctccagtgtgaactcgctggtgtgacagcaggtcggataactgagcaAATCGCTTCCCACATTTCGAGCGGGTGAACGGTCTCTCTCGAGTGTGAACTCGgtgcgtgtgtgggaagcgattgacTCGACATTGTTCCTTGcttaaacaccagcgagttcacactggggagaggccgttcacctgctcagtgtgtggaaagggattgacTCAGCATTGTTCCTTGcttaaacaccagcgagttcacactggggagaggccgttcacctgctcagtgtgtggaaagggattgacTCAGCATTGTTCCTTGcttaaacaccagcgagttcacactggggagaggccgttcacctgctcagtgtgtgggaagcgattgacTCGGCATTGTTCCTTGcttaaacaccagcgagttcacactggggagaggccgttcacctgctcagtgtgtgggaagcgattgacTCGGCATTGTTCCTTGcttaaacaccagcgagttcacactggggagaggccgttcacctgctcagtgtgtgggaagcgattgacTCGGCATTGTTCCTTGcttaaacaccagcgagttcacactggggagaggccgttcacctgctcagtgtgtgggaagggattgactCAGCATTGTTCCTTGcttaaacaccagcgagttcacactggggagaggccgttcacctgctcagtgtgtgggaagcgattgacTCGGCATTGTTCCTTGcttaaacaccagcgagttcacactggggagaggccgttcacctgctcagtgtgtgggaagcgattgacTCGGCATTGTTCCTTGcttaaacaccagcgagttcacactggggagaggccgttcacctgctcagtgtgtggaaagggattgacTCAGCATTGTTCCTTGCTTAAAcactagcgagttcacactggggagaggccgttcacctgctcagtgtgtgggaagcgattgacTCAGCATTGTTCCTTGcttaaacaccagcgagttcacactggggagaggccgttcacctgctcagtgtgtgggaagcgattgacTCAGTCGTCcctcctgctgagacaccagcgagaaaCTGTTTGTTTTTCCTGATAATAATCCTTCAACTCGGCTGGAGTTtattattttgatatttcaaataacagtatgtcgatatttgatgtctctaagataagaggagactaattgatgtcctgtttctgactgctccatttttgatcggggcggaggagagatcggggcggaggagagatcggggcggagggagatcggggcggaggagagatcgggacggaggagagatcggggcggaggagcggcgagagatcgggggcggaggagcggagagagatcggggcggaggatcggcgagagatcggggcggaggagcggagagagatcggggcggaggatcggcgagagatcggggcggagggagatcggggcggagggagatcggggcggaggagagatcggggcggaggagcggcgagagatcggggcggagggagatcagggcggaggagagatcggggcggaggagagatcggggcggaggagagatcggggcggaggagcggctaatgagggtacggggcccaggagagccgtgggcccgggggcagcacaggcccagcccacactgcgatatgttgcgcgcactaggcccgtgcagcagagctggtctccagttgtcctggttaacccttgaccctggaccaaggcctcgctctgtcaagcccgtgtggtggctggtgtgcaacgggatctctcgccgctcctccgccccgatctctcctccgccccgatctctcgctcctccgccccgatctccctccgcccccgatctctcactcctccgccccgatctccctccgccccgatctctcgctcctccgccccgatctccctccgcccccgatctctcactcctccgccccgatctccctccgcccccgatctctcactcctccgccccgatctccctccgcccccgatctctcactcctccgccccgatctccctccgccccgatctctcgctcctccgccccgatctccctccgcccccgatctctcactcctccgccccgatctccctccgcccccgatctctcgctcctccgccccgatctccctccgcccccgatctctcactcctccgccccgatctccctccgccccgatctccctccgcccccgatctccctccgcccccgatctctcactcctccgccccgatctccctccgcccccgatctctcactcctccgccccgatctccctccgccccgatctctcgctcctccgccccgatctccctccgcccccgatctccctccgcccccgatctccctccgcccccgatctccctccgccccgatctctcgccgctcctccgccccgatctctcgccgctcctccgccccgatctctcctccgccccgatctctcgccgctcctccgccccgatctctcgccgctcctctgccccgatctctcgccgctcctctgccccgatctctcgccgctcctccgccccgatctctcgccgctcctccgccccgatctctcgccgctcctccgccccgatctctcgccgctcctccgccccgatctccctccgccccgatctctcgccgctcctccgccccgatctccctccgccccgatctccctccgccccgatctctcgccgctcctccgccccgatctccctccgccccgatctctcgccgctcctccgccccgatctccctccgccccgatctctcgccgctcctccgccccgatctctcgccgctcctccgccccgatctccctccgccccgatctctcgccgctcctccgccccgatctctcctccgccccgatctctcgccgctcctccgccccgatctctcctccgccccgatctctcgccgctcctccgccccgatctctcgccgctcctccgccccgatctctcgccgctcctccgccccgatctctcgccgctcctccgccccgatctctcgccgctcctccgccccgatctctcctccgccccgatctctcgccgctcctccgccccgatctctcgccgctcctccgcccccgatctctcctccgccccgatctctcgccgatcctccgcccccgatctctcctctgccccgatctccctccgccccgatctctcgccgctcctctgccccgatctccctccgccccgatctctcgccgctcctccgccccgatctctcgccgctcctccgcccccgatctctcaccgctcctccgccccgatctctcgccgctcctccgcccccgatctctttaCATccctgacctgtggtggtgttctattGGCTCGGGATGGACTCAGcagcgatccctgcggcaccccactagtcactgtttgccaaccggaaaatgacccatttatcccggccctctgttttctgttcctcagccaatcctctatgcatgccaaTATATTACTGCTGACCTGAGGATGGATATATTACTTCCCTTCGAAGGAGTGCCGCTCCGGTTcagcaggctgattcctgggatgagggagctGTCCCTCGGAGGAGGGATTTAACCTCGAACCTCTGGCGTTTGGAAGAACAGAATTTCTCCTGTGCATGAGCGGCTGGTATCTGGACGGCACGGCCCGAGAGGATGATAGAggcattttatctttcaaaagggagttggataagttggaAGAAagaattacagggctacggggaaagtgggACCTATTGAGAACcggcacaattttttttaaaatctcaaaatatatactttattcatataaaaatttgcacgatacattgggaGACAGTTCAGTccatttggatgcagtcagcaatcccgtacaatacatttggatgcttaagggcagttccgttcaatagatttgcttgctttacatttcgaggtacaattcagtacaatccaggatacattgtaatacagtcatcatattacgttgcatgtggcactatacggtgcatggaatgggtgagggtacagttacatttctttgcaacatacatcactaaacagaacttgcattatacatgacactacacaggtgtttacagatcatggtgctctacgtagacagaaagtttacaagtacggcccgaggggggtttgtactgattccagcccccgggtttaccgtgacagaagggttttaaactgtggcccttcccaattttaagtgcgtccctcagcacgtaatcctggatcttggatcgcgccagtctgcaacacacagacgtggacatctccttgctctggaagaccagcaagtttcggcgagaccaaagagcgtctttgaccgagttgatggtccTCCAgcggcaggtgatgtctgtctcggcgtgtgtccctgggaccagCCCGCCGAGCaccgagtcctgtgttacggagctgctcgagaTGGACCTCGACAGCAAACCACTgcgtctccttccagacctgcctcgcgaaggggcaatcccgaaggagatgggcgACAGTCTCgcccgccccgcagccggcccgggggcaccgtgccgtgtctctgaaaccccggctgtgcttgaacgctctgacgggtagggccctcctcaccgccaaccaagctccgTCTTGGTgcgtgtgtgaaagctctggcgatgagacgttctgccagacgtGTTCGACAGTCCGCTCGGAGAACCACCCGACCGGGTACCACCCTCTCCTTCTTCcgaagggcgtccaggaccttacgtgctgaccactgtttgacggccttgtggtcaaaggggtttttcgtGAAAAACAttcccacgaaggacaggtgggcaggcctggtccagctggtgggggcgtttcacggcagagtggccagacccatccttcgcaacaccggggacaggtagaacctcagcacgcagATGAGACAGTcacccatctccttcgggattgtccCTTCgcgaggcaggtctggaaggagacgcAGTGGTTTGCTGTCGAGgtccatcccgagcagctccgtaacacaggactcggtGCTCCGCGGGctggtcccagggacacacaccgagacagacatcacctgccgctggagggccatcaactcggccaaagacgctctttggtctcgcCGAAACCTgccggtcttccagagcaaggagatgtccacgtctgcgtgttgcagactggcgcgatccaagatccaggattacgtgctgctcCGTGGAAGTGCCCTGGTTTGCACAGTGCTGCATGCAACGTGATTTACGGGTTGTACAAAACCGTACCTGGAAATGAAACGCACGCTCGTGCATTTTCAtcgtaggcagtgcctcggaatcgaggaagacttgcttccactcttgacatgagtccttaggtggctgaacagtccgctacgagagccacagaccgctgtcacgggtgggacggacattcgtcgagggaaggggttgggtgggactggtttgccgcacgctccttccgctgcctgcgcttgctttctgcacgctctcggcgacgagactcgaggtgctcagcgccctcccggatgcacttcctccacttaggggcgggactggtctttgggctcagggactcccaggtgtcggtggggatgtcgcactttaccagggaggctttgagggtgtcccttgcaacgtttcctctgcccacctttggcacgtttaCCATGACGGTAAAGCActcgcttagggagtctcgtgtcgggcatgcgaactctgtggcctgtgtagactttaccaatatctcgcaaagattccaggtacctttcccctgcagaggaggagaatccctttctgggcttttaaaatgagtttaaaggggcagaggaggcctgcgggggataaaagcggatgcattcatggagaccctcccccagtgtttggactcataggaaagggaattcaaaatggacctaaattacagaagctggagatcccctaaacatctctgggaaggagcatatcaattttaagattctacaacattttggctgcgaaaaagagttcccgaatacaggaggtggggccaacgtctgaagcaaattcgtgtattaaagaccccagactgtctgagggaactattcaccccggaagagataatcgaattacccaatcaagctcaatggaaatcatggtcaggaaactggacagtcctaaaacaatgcaaaaccagtgatagcaccttCTCACACCCTaaagagttactgctgacaaaggagacatttgaaaatcagtggacagaacagtttaaacagagcccaagagatttgatgggagataacggagcctttttttggggatatatctatcccccagttttgcaaggaaaaactaacagaacacagactggaactcgcacagactcggaacaaggacacagactggaaaacagacacagactcgaacagaacacagactggaacacagacacagactcggaacaaggacacagactggaactcgcacagactcgaacaaggaaacagactggaacacagacacagactcgaacaaggacacagactggaacacagacacagactcggaacaaggacacagactggaactcgcacagactcgaacaaggacacagactggaactcgcacagactcgaacaaggacacagactggaactcgcacagactcgaacaaggacacagactggaacacagacacagactcgaacaaggacacagactggaacacagacacagactcgaacaaggacacagactggaacacagacacagactcggaacaaggacacagactggaactcgcacagactcgaacaaagacacagactggaactcgcacagactcgaacaaggacacagactggaacacagacacagactcgaacaaggacacagactggaactcgcacagactcgaacaaggacacagactggaacacagacacagactggaacacagacacagactcgaacaaggacatagactggaacacagacacagactggaacacagacacagactcgaacaaggacacagactggaacacagacacagactcgaacaaggacacagactggaacacagacacagactcgaacaaggacacagactggaacacagacacagactggaacacagacacagactcgaacaaggacacagactggaacacagacacagactcgaacaaagacacagactggaacacagacacagactcgaacaaggacacaggctggaactcgcacagactcgaacaaggacacagactagaacacagacacagactggaacacagacacagactcgaacaaggacacagactggaacacagacacagactcgaacaaggacacaggctggaactcgcacagactcgaacaaggacacagactggaactcgcacagactcgaacaaggacacagactggaacacagacacagactcgaacataacacagactggaacacagacacagactcgaacataacacagactggaacacagacacagactcgaacaaggacacagactggaactcgcacagactcgaacaaggacacagactggaacacagacacagactcgaacaaagacacagacgggaacacagacacagacttgaacaaggacacagacgggaactcgcacagactcggaacaaggacacagactggaacacagacacagacgggaacacagacacagactcgaacaaggacacagacgggaactcgcacagactcggaacaaggacacagactggaacacagacacagactcgaacaaggtcacagactggaacacagacacagactcgaacaaggtcacagactggaacacagacacagactcgaacaaggacacagactggaacacagacacagactcgaacaaggatacagactggaactcgcacagactcgaacaaggacacagactggaacacagacacagactcgaacaaggacacagactggaacacagacacagactcgaacaaggacacagactggaactcgcacagactcggaacaaggacacagactggaacacagatacagactggaacaaggacacagactggaacacagacacagactcgaacaaggacacagactggaacacagacacagactcgaacaaggtcacagactggaacacagacacagactcgaacaaggacacagactggaacacagacacagactcgaacaaggacacagactggaacacagacacagactcgaacaaggacacagactggaacacagacacagactcgaacaaggacacagactggaacacagacacagactcgaacaaggacacagactggaacacagacacagactcggaacaaggacacagactggaacacagacacagactcggaacaaggacacagactcgaacaaggacacagactggaacaaggacacagactggaacacagacaaagactcgaacaaggacacagactggaacacagacaaagACTcggacaaggacacagactggaacacagacatagactcggaacaaggacacagactggaacacagacacagactcgaacaaggacacagactggaacacagacacagactcggaacaaggacacagactggaacatagacacagactcggaacaaggacacagactggaacacagacacagactcggaacaaggacacagactggaacacagacacagactcgaacaaggacacagactcaaacaaggacacagactggaactcgcacagactcgaacataacacagactagaacacagacacagacacaagcagcctgcttcctctacagtgaagaaatggaatagtgaaggaaactaccagaactgatcaagaactgaccgagcacaaggcccacgaaacagaaggttgtcagcacccaaactgacaaccactctacaatctacttctgaacgacccaatgggggagaaattaccaaaagggactaactaaaactattcctaaccaaagaaagtgggtacttatcccatacatccaaaacgcaacttaccgcatcaacggactcaccccaaccgaagactacgcagtccgaagtcctgtctccgtccggggtacagctcgcctagaaggccaagtgcagtgaaccccgaaaccgcgattcaccggcaactgtctaaagggattggtgagcatagcccctgaacccccagagctataacttagttagttaggggaattgggaggggggaggctgggataacttgtgtaaatgtatctgcattctcctctttaccccatttagagtttaagctgtattcttttccccacaggctgtaatttgacattttattcaatgtgttgtaccccttcagtgtgtattggtctgtgtgtgtgttactaaaggtgtgccttttacttctttttaaacacaataaagccagacCTGCTTCCGGCCTTGAAACCGAttctctgtccaagtctgtcacagtcccttcataattccagtgtctagaaccaagggtgtgggagcgattgggaataggctcatataaggtcagaagggaaagctgaccccctgcaaaccaccccttacacctgcccagcggagctggtcgagtgtgtggtcagtgcttcgatgctggggatgttgggcctggtcgaggacgctaacgttggtgcgtctgtcctcccggggggatTTGCAGGCCACACAGTgctttgtatggaactgctgtccgcATCCAAACAAATTGTACGGAATTGCTGATCGCGAGGTACTGAACTGTTTCCCAATGTACAGGCAACTCGTGATTATCCGTACCCGGATATTCGCACACCATggcaacgggatttaaaattccggCCCGGGAAGCCAGTGCGTTCGCAGTCCTTTccgcccgggaaggcatcgggtgTTAACTTCGTAATGTTGATCGCTCCAACGTAGACATCATTTACCCGGTATAGCCCCAtctccgagggacccggataatccagAGTTGCCTGTGCTGTGAAAATTCGATAGGAATACAGTATATTTTTGGGGGGAAAGAAAAGAGATTGGCTCggaagctgtgctccctctccgcggcaggcaagaacctggtcatcaggcgttgaggtgctctcggggttgctgtacgtggcgcaggtccggcccatctctcgctcctgagccgcgacagtcacccgggccgtcttccactttgtccggcggtccaaaatggaccgtgtccgcaggagACGCGaacgtacaaatctctggacagtggaggaaaggacgttccggacgtgggccctcatcctgatggccacctttgtagtGTGgcggcatcaagctgtgcacagaccccccggTACGTAAACACCGAGTGTCActgcgtgctgaggttctacctgtccccggtgttgcgaaggatgggtctggccactctGCCGTGGAACGGCCCCAGCAGTTGGACCAGGccggtccacctgtccttcgtggaaaagttttccacaaaaaaaccctttgaccacaaggccatcgaGCAGttgtcggcacgtaaggtcctggacgccctacggaaaacatagaaacatagaaacatagaaaataggtgcaggagcaggccattcggcccttctagcctgcaccgccattcaatgagttcatggctgaacatgcaacttcagtaccccattcctgctttctcgccataccccttgatcccccgagtagtaaggaccacatctaactcctttttgaatatatttagtgaattggcctcaacaactttctgtggtagagaattccacaggttcaccactctctgggtgaagaagtttctcctcatctcggtcctaagtggcttaccccttatccttagactgtgacccctggttctggacttccccaacattgggaacattcttcctgcatctaacctgtctaaacccatcagaattttaaacgttctcctctcattcttctgaactccagtgaatacaggcccagttgatccagtctttcttgatatgtcagtcctgccatcccgggaatcagtctggtgaaccttcgctgcactccctcaatagcaagaatgtccttcctcaagttaggagacccaaactgtacacaatattccaggtgtggcctcaccaatgccctgtacaactgtagcaacacctccctgcccctgttctcaaatcccctcgctatgaaggccaacatgccatttgctttcttaaccgcctgctgtacctgcatgccaaccttcaatgactgatgtaccatgacacccaggtctcgttgcacctccccttttcctaatctgtcaccattcagataatagtctgtctctctgtttttaccaccaaagtggataacctcacatttatccacattatacttcatctgccatgcatttgcccactcacctaacctatccaagtcgctctgcagcctcatagcatcctcctcgcagctcacactgccacccaacttagtgtcatccgcaaatttggagatactacatttaatcccctcgtctaaatcattaatgtacagtgtaaacagctggggccccagcacagaaccttgcggtaccccactagtcactgcctgccattctgaaaagtacccaaactactctttgcttcctgtctgacaaccagttctcaatccatgtcagcacactacccccaatcccatgtgctttaactttgcacattaatctcttgtgtgggaccttgtcgaaagccttctgaaagtccaaatataccacatcaactggttctcccttgtccactctactggaaacatcctcaaaaaattccagaagatttgtcaagc contains these protein-coding regions:
- the LOC139256440 gene encoding zinc finger protein 551-like; translated protein: MKQLVTFHYFKAATEVSTRVHTGERPFTCSVCGKGLTQHCSLLKHQRVHTGERPFTCSVCGKGLTQHCSLLKHQRVHTGERPFTCSVCGKRLTRHCSLLKHQRVHTGERPFTCSVCGKRLTRHCSLLKHQRVHTGERPFTCSVCGKRLTRHCSLLKHQRVHTGERPFTCSVCGKGLTQHCSLLKHQRVHTGERPFTCSVCGKRLTRHCSLLKHQRVHTGERPFTCSVCGKRLTRHCSLLKHQRVHTGERPFTCSRVHTGERPFTCSVCGKRLTQHCSLLKHQRVHTGERPFTCSVCGKRLTQSSLLLRHQRETVCFS